From one Humulus lupulus chromosome 8, drHumLupu1.1, whole genome shotgun sequence genomic stretch:
- the LOC133795880 gene encoding uncharacterized protein LOC133795880 — MVRTRGSGSRSVKSVAGSMSASPSLTKKKARKSTLSLPIHIDDSITMSKAVVIPDLEAPKAPSEPPSSAAPLASVPGSSKRGRASPSEDVSDHGRDSAKAHSDSSESPDVLAPKKKSKGWFQVSSSRKSPRSKGTDPSDSTPNVSSPVGTTPRSKFRSKVKKIPPPCSSSETDPSSDCVPSDEDPLEDDPSLEDNVDSEDESDPSEDPPVSPKGKKPMKIPEIRTKSPLGPKVSPGSSFKAHSLNFCFNDNEKNMKHYVHRDFICEKNFSFSAHRVFGVIKNIEDRGWLGSLTGLDGFVPRVVQEFYANINDDLFDRKSFMFGQVYVRGNWYLFNAAEITKVLNLPLSVDNVAVEFNKDKVLSELVGQNMVWEPHSVLKVTDLTHYYVVLHKFATSNWIPTTHTSTITFDMAFFLYKVGTGLGVDLASLIFDQITALGNAKKKGQYLVFPHLIYKLLDSQKPLRLEYEILTPPSAGADYKLKKEPSSVKATKGIALKAGDADSVAAELAGVKATLESVQTEVISLKSSLSTMVSHFAAGPSH, encoded by the coding sequence ATGGTGAGAACCAGAGGCAGTGGGTCTCGGTCTGTCAAGTCAGTGGCTGGTTCGATGAGTGCATCTCCATCCCTCACCAAGAAGAAAGCTCGGAAGAGTACCTTGTCTCTTCCCATCCACATTGATGATTCCATTACCATGAGCAAAGCCGTGGTCATTCCGGACCTTGAAGCCCCCAAAGCTCCGTCTGAACCTCCTTCTTCGGCGGCTCCGCTCGCCTCTGTACCAGGGTCTTCCAAAAGAGGCCGAGCTTCTCCATCAGAGGATGTCTCTGATCATGGTCGTGATTCTGCCAAAGCCCATTCTGATTCCTCAGAGTCACCTGACGTGCTTGCACCCAAGAAGAAAAGCAAGGGTTGGTTCCAGGTCTCTTCTTCTCGAAAATCTCCTCGTTCCAAAGGGACTGATCCTTCTGATTCTACGCCGAATGTTTCATCTCCTGTTGGTACCACTCCTCGTTCCAAGTTTAGGTCAAAGGTAAAGAAAATTCCTCCACCTTGTTCTTCTTCTGAAACTGACCCTTCTTCAGATTGTGTGCCCTCTGACGAAGATCCCCTTGAAGACGACCCCTCTCTTGAGGACAATGTTGACTCAGAAGATGAATCTGACCCATCAGAGGACCCCCCTGTTTCACCAAAGGGCAAGAAACCAATGAAAATTCCTGAGATTCGCACAAAGTCTCCTTTGGGTCCCAAAGTATCTCCAGGTTCTTCCTTTAAGGCCCACTCTCTGAATTTTTGTTTCAAtgacaatgagaaaaatatgaagcattatgtGCATCGTGATTTTATCTGTGAGAAAAATTTTTCATTCTCGGCTCATAGGGTCTTTGGGGTCATCAAAAATATTGAGGATCGAGGGTGGTTAGGTTCTTTAACCGGGCTGGATGGTTTTGTTCCTAGAGTTGTACAAGAATTCTATGCCAATATcaatgatgatctgtttgataggAAGTCTTTTATGTTTGGTCAAGTTTATGTCCGAGGGAATTGGTATTTGTTCAATGCTGCTGAAATTACCAAGGTTCTTAATTTGCCTCTTTCTGTTGATAATGTTGCTGTGGAGTTTAACAAAGATAAGGTGCTTTCGGAGTTGGTAGGACAAAATATGGTGTGGGAACCTCACTCAGTCCTCAAAGTAACAGATCTTACTCATTACTATGTTGTGCTTCACAAATTTGCCACCTCCAACTGGATTCCCACTACTCATACCTCCACCATTACCTTTGACATGGCCTTCTTTCTGTACAAAGTTGGAACTGGTCTCGGTGTTGATCTTGCCTCTCTCATTTTTGACCAGATCACTGCCTTAGGGAATGCCAAAAAGAAAGGTCAATATTTGGTGTTTCCTCATTTGATTTACAAGTTGCTTGATTCTCAAAAGCCTCTTCGCTTGGAATATGAGATCTTGACTCCTCCTAGTGCCGGAGCAGACTACAAACTCAAAAAGGAACCATCATCTGTTAAAGCAACTAAAGGGATTGCTCTCAAGGCTGGCGATGCTGATTCTGTTGCTGCTGAACTCGCTGGTGTCAAGGCCACCCttgaatctgttcaaacagaagtGATCAGCCTCAAGAGTTCTCTCTCAACCATGGTGTCTCACTTTGCAGCCGGTCCTTCCCACTGA